The Hymenobacter sp. 5317J-9 genome has a window encoding:
- a CDS encoding TldD/PmbA family protein — translation MALLSQTEAQDILKKVLSFSTADECEATLNGSSGGNVRSARNSISTAGASDNVSLAVQSRFGKRTGLATCNEFDEASLKRCVQRAEEIARLAPESPEYVPLLGPQKYLASPGSFVQRTADITPDYRAQQIGASMALCDQRKLSSAAFFNDSSGFVAKRNSKGLEAYQKVSSVDFSITVRTPDGTGSGYAIANYSDLARFDAARLTRVAADKAASSVGAKALEPGKYTVILEPAAAIDLLNNMMGAMDARNADEGRSFLSKKGGGNKKGDKVFDERVTIYSDPTHPDVPDLTFAGDGRPQQKVTWVEKGVVKNLYSSRYWAQKAGIPDIPPPGGWIMEGGTQSTADLIKGTAKGILVTRLYYIRAVDPQTLLYTGLTRDGTFYIENGQIKFPVKNFRFNESPVIMLNNVEALGKPVRLSGSLVPPLKIRDFTFTSLSDAV, via the coding sequence ATGGCCCTTCTCTCGCAAACCGAGGCCCAGGACATCCTGAAAAAAGTACTCAGCTTCAGCACGGCCGACGAGTGCGAGGCAACGCTCAACGGCAGCAGCGGCGGCAACGTGCGCTCGGCGCGCAACTCCATTAGCACGGCGGGGGCTTCCGACAACGTGTCGCTGGCCGTGCAGTCGCGCTTCGGCAAGCGCACCGGCCTGGCCACCTGCAACGAGTTCGACGAGGCCAGCCTGAAGCGCTGCGTGCAGCGGGCCGAGGAAATTGCCCGGCTCGCGCCCGAAAGCCCGGAGTATGTGCCGCTGCTCGGGCCGCAGAAGTACTTGGCCTCGCCCGGCTCCTTCGTACAGCGCACCGCCGACATCACCCCCGACTACCGGGCCCAGCAGATTGGGGCCAGCATGGCGCTGTGCGACCAGCGTAAGCTGTCGTCGGCCGCGTTTTTCAACGACTCGTCGGGCTTCGTGGCCAAGCGCAACAGCAAGGGCCTGGAGGCCTACCAAAAGGTGAGCAGCGTCGACTTTTCCATCACCGTGCGCACGCCCGACGGCACCGGCTCGGGCTACGCCATTGCCAACTACTCCGACCTGGCCCGGTTCGACGCCGCCCGCCTCACCCGCGTGGCGGCCGACAAAGCGGCGTCGTCGGTGGGCGCCAAGGCGCTGGAACCGGGCAAGTACACCGTCATTTTGGAGCCGGCCGCGGCCATCGACTTGCTCAACAACATGATGGGCGCCATGGACGCCCGCAACGCCGACGAGGGACGCAGCTTCCTGAGCAAGAAGGGCGGCGGCAACAAGAAGGGCGACAAGGTGTTCGACGAGCGGGTAACCATCTACTCCGACCCCACCCACCCCGACGTGCCCGACCTGACCTTTGCCGGCGACGGCCGCCCGCAGCAAAAGGTGACGTGGGTGGAGAAAGGCGTGGTGAAGAACCTGTACTCCTCGCGCTACTGGGCCCAGAAAGCGGGCATCCCCGACATTCCGCCCCCCGGCGGCTGGATAATGGAAGGCGGCACCCAAAGCACGGCCGACCTCATTAAGGGCACGGCCAAGGGCATTCTCGTGACGCGCCTCTACTACATTCGGGCCGTCGACCCGCAGACGCTGCTGTACACCGGCCTGACCCGCGACGGCACGTTTTACATTGAGAACGGGCAGATTAAGTTTCCGGTGAAAAATTTTCGCTTCAACGAAAGCCCGGTCATCATGCTCAACAACGTGGAGGCCCTCGGCAAGCCCGTGCGCCTGAGCGGCAGCCTGGTGCCGCCGCTCAAAATCCGCGACTTCACCTTTACCAGCTTGTCCGACGCGGTGTAG
- a CDS encoding TldD/PmbA family protein: protein MKRRDFVGLTGLAAGALFLPAFPSRGVTPVDPARLLEPGLDPAQKNRLADAGLNAAKVAGATYADVRIGRYLNQSIFTREKQVQNISSTESYGVGVRVIANGTWGFAATNTVTEAGLAKAAQLAVAIAKANAKVQKEKVQLAPQKGYGEVSWKTPIQQNAFEVPVAQKVELLLAANAKALDNGASFVNSSLFQINEQKYFASTDGSYIDQDIHRIWPTFSVTGIDRASGKFRSRDALSAPMGLGYEYLTPKEADKIAGPAGTGLIGYRNSYDMLADAALAAKQVKEKLTAKSVTAGKYDLVLDPNHLGLTIHESVGHPLELDRVLGYEANYAGTSFATLEWKAKGLPYGSPLVNIVADKLQPGSLGAVGYDDEGVKTKQWDLIKDGKLVNYEKIRDQAHIVGQTESDGCCYADSWDSVQFQRMPNVSLQPGKAKLSVDELIKGVDKGIYIAGRGSYSIDQQRYNFQFGGQVFYAIEKGQITGMLEDVAYQANTQEFWNSCAAICDQSDYRLFGSFFDGKGQPSQVSAVSHGSATTRFNGVNVINTARKLG from the coding sequence TTGAAAAGACGCGACTTTGTGGGACTGACCGGCCTAGCGGCTGGCGCCCTGTTTTTGCCCGCCTTCCCTAGCCGGGGCGTTACGCCCGTCGACCCCGCCCGCTTGCTGGAGCCCGGCCTCGACCCCGCCCAGAAAAACCGCCTCGCCGACGCCGGGCTGAACGCCGCCAAAGTCGCCGGGGCCACTTACGCCGACGTGCGCATTGGCCGCTACCTCAACCAAAGCATTTTCACCCGCGAAAAGCAGGTGCAGAACATCTCGAGCACCGAGAGCTACGGCGTGGGCGTGCGCGTTATCGCCAACGGCACCTGGGGCTTTGCCGCCACCAACACCGTGACCGAGGCCGGCCTGGCCAAAGCCGCCCAGCTGGCCGTGGCCATTGCCAAAGCCAACGCCAAGGTGCAGAAGGAAAAAGTGCAGCTGGCTCCGCAAAAAGGCTACGGCGAGGTGAGCTGGAAAACGCCCATTCAGCAAAACGCCTTTGAGGTGCCGGTGGCCCAAAAGGTGGAGCTGCTGCTTGCCGCCAACGCCAAAGCCCTCGACAACGGCGCCAGCTTCGTGAACTCCTCGCTCTTTCAAATCAATGAGCAGAAGTACTTCGCCAGCACCGACGGCTCCTACATCGACCAGGATATTCACCGCATCTGGCCCACGTTTTCGGTCACGGGCATCGACCGGGCCAGCGGCAAGTTCCGCTCGCGCGACGCGCTGAGCGCCCCCATGGGCCTGGGCTACGAGTACCTCACGCCCAAAGAGGCCGACAAAATTGCGGGCCCCGCCGGCACCGGCCTAATTGGCTACCGCAACAGTTACGACATGCTGGCCGATGCCGCCCTGGCCGCCAAGCAGGTGAAGGAGAAGCTTACGGCGAAGTCCGTCACGGCCGGCAAATACGACCTCGTGCTGGACCCGAATCATCTGGGCCTGACCATTCACGAATCGGTGGGCCACCCGCTGGAACTCGACCGCGTGCTGGGCTACGAGGCCAACTACGCCGGCACCAGCTTCGCCACGCTCGAGTGGAAGGCCAAGGGCCTGCCCTACGGCTCGCCGCTGGTCAACATCGTGGCCGACAAGCTGCAGCCCGGCTCCCTGGGCGCCGTCGGCTACGACGACGAGGGCGTCAAAACCAAGCAGTGGGACCTCATCAAGGACGGCAAGCTGGTGAACTATGAGAAAATCCGCGACCAGGCCCACATCGTGGGGCAAACCGAGTCCGACGGCTGCTGCTACGCCGATTCCTGGGACTCGGTGCAGTTCCAGCGCATGCCCAACGTGAGCCTGCAGCCGGGCAAGGCCAAGCTCAGCGTGGACGAGCTTATTAAAGGCGTCGACAAAGGCATCTACATTGCCGGGCGCGGCTCGTATTCGATTGACCAGCAGCGCTACAACTTCCAGTTCGGCGGGCAGGTGTTCTACGCCATCGAGAAGGGCCAGATTACGGGCATGCTCGAAGACGTGGCCTACCAGGCCAACACCCAAGAGTTCTGGAACTCCTGCGCCGCCATCTGCGACCAGTCCGACTACCGCCTGTTCGGGTCTTTCTTCGATGGCAAAGGCCAACCGTCGCAGGTATCGGCCGTGAGCCACGGCTCGGCCACCACGCGCTTCAACGGCGTCAACGTCATCAACACCGCCCGCAAACTGGGCTGA
- a CDS encoding TldD/PmbA family protein — MKRRDFVGLSGLAAGALFLPSLPSFAGDLVDPARLVEPGADAAAKKKLADAGLNAAKAAGATYADVRIGRYLNQGIFTREKQVQNISSTESYGVGVRVIANGTWGFAATNTVTEPGIAKAAQLAVQIAKANSKVQKEKVQLAPEKGHGDVAWKAPIQQNAFEVPIKDKVDLLLGVNAKALDLGVNFINSALFQVNEQKYFASTDGSYIDQDIHRIYPTFSVTAIDRASGKFRSRQALSSPMGLGYEYLTPKAADKVAGPSGSNIVGYKNSYDMLEDVAAAAKQVKEKLTAKSVVPGKYDLVLDPHHLGLTIHESVGHPLELDRVLGYEANYAGTSFATLEWKAKGLPYGSPLVNIVADKLQPGSLGAVGYDDEGVKTKQWDLIREGKLVDYEKIRDQAHVVGQKESDGCCYSQSWQDVQFQRMPNVSLQPGKAKLSVDELVKNVDKGIYIAGNGSFSIDQQRYNFQFGGQVFYAIEKGQITGMLEDVAYQANTQEFWNSCAAICDQSDYRLFGAFNDGKGQPSQSSAVSHGSATTRFNGVNVINTARKLG; from the coding sequence ATGAAAAGACGCGACTTTGTGGGACTTTCCGGCCTGGCGGCCGGGGCCCTCTTCCTCCCCAGCCTGCCGAGTTTCGCCGGCGACCTTGTGGACCCCGCCCGCCTGGTGGAACCGGGCGCCGACGCCGCTGCCAAAAAGAAGCTGGCCGACGCCGGGCTGAACGCCGCCAAAGCCGCCGGGGCCACTTACGCCGACGTGCGCATTGGCCGCTACCTCAACCAGGGCATCTTCACCCGTGAGAAGCAGGTGCAAAACATCTCGAGCACCGAGAGCTACGGCGTGGGCGTGCGCGTTATCGCCAACGGCACCTGGGGCTTTGCCGCCACCAACACCGTGACCGAACCCGGCATTGCCAAGGCTGCCCAGCTGGCCGTGCAGATTGCCAAGGCCAACTCAAAAGTGCAAAAGGAGAAGGTGCAGCTGGCCCCCGAAAAAGGCCACGGCGACGTGGCCTGGAAAGCCCCCATCCAGCAAAACGCGTTTGAAGTTCCGATTAAGGACAAAGTCGATTTATTGCTGGGCGTCAATGCGAAAGCCCTCGACCTTGGCGTCAATTTTATCAACTCGGCGCTATTCCAGGTGAACGAGCAGAAGTACTTCGCCAGCACCGACGGCTCCTACATCGACCAGGACATTCACCGGATTTATCCGACATTTAGCGTGACGGCCATCGACCGCGCTTCGGGCAAGTTCCGCTCCCGGCAGGCGCTGAGCTCGCCCATGGGCCTGGGCTACGAGTACCTCACGCCCAAGGCTGCCGACAAGGTGGCGGGCCCTTCCGGCTCCAATATCGTGGGCTACAAAAACAGCTACGACATGCTGGAAGACGTGGCCGCCGCCGCCAAGCAGGTAAAGGAAAAGCTGACCGCCAAGTCGGTGGTACCGGGCAAGTATGACCTCGTGCTCGACCCTCATCACCTGGGCCTGACCATCCACGAATCGGTGGGCCACCCGCTGGAATTGGACCGCGTGCTGGGCTACGAGGCCAACTACGCCGGCACCAGCTTCGCCACGCTCGAGTGGAAGGCCAAGGGCCTGCCCTACGGCTCGCCGCTGGTCAACATCGTGGCCGACAAGCTGCAGCCCGGCTCCCTGGGCGCGGTGGGCTACGACGACGAAGGCGTCAAGACCAAGCAATGGGACCTCATCCGCGAAGGCAAGCTCGTTGACTACGAAAAGATTCGCGACCAAGCGCACGTGGTGGGCCAGAAGGAGTCGGATGGCTGCTGCTACTCGCAGTCGTGGCAGGACGTGCAGTTTCAGCGCATGCCCAACGTGAGCCTGCAGCCGGGCAAGGCCAAGCTCAGCGTGGACGAGTTGGTGAAGAACGTGGACAAGGGCATCTACATTGCCGGCAACGGCTCTTTCTCCATCGACCAGCAGCGCTACAACTTCCAGTTCGGCGGGCAGGTGTTCTACGCCATCGAAAAGGGCCAGATTACGGGCATGCTCGAAGACGTGGCCTACCAGGCCAACACCCAAGAGTTCTGGAACTCCTGCGCCGCCATCTGCGACCAGTCCGACTACCGCCTGTTCGGCGCCTTCAACGACGGCAAGGGCCAGCCCTCGCAAAGCTCGGCCGTGAGCCACGGCTCGGCCACCACGCGCTTCAACGGCGTCAACGTCATCAACACCGCCCGCAAACTGGGCTGA